The following proteins are encoded in a genomic region of candidate division TA06 bacterium:
- a CDS encoding LemA family protein encodes MTVVILPLIVIGLLLAGVIGYLISIYNQLIQVKVNIDKAWGNIEVMEKQRFDEIPKLVKICEGYMQYEKETLEKVISARTKFMDAKTPGAMAQASSDMAGALKTLFAVAENYPQLKTDQNFVHLQGRVTALENQIADRREFYNESVAIFNTRIRQFPDMIVANMMGYMEREMYQVAEAEKKSPDISFNMPK; translated from the coding sequence ATGACCGTAGTGATACTTCCGTTGATCGTCATCGGCCTCCTGTTGGCGGGCGTTATCGGTTACCTGATCAGCATCTACAACCAGCTGATCCAGGTGAAGGTCAACATCGACAAGGCCTGGGGCAACATCGAGGTGATGGAAAAACAGCGCTTTGACGAGATCCCCAAATTAGTCAAGATCTGCGAAGGCTACATGCAGTACGAGAAGGAGACCCTGGAAAAGGTGATCTCGGCCCGCACCAAATTCATGGACGCCAAGACCCCGGGGGCCATGGCCCAGGCCAGCTCGGACATGGCCGGGGCATTGAAAACCCTGTTCGCGGTGGCCGAGAACTATCCCCAGCTAAAGACCGACCAGAACTTCGTCCACCTCCAGGGCCGGGTGACCGCGCTGGAGAACCAGATCGCCGACCGCCGCGAGTTCTACAACGAGTCGGTGGCCATCTTCAATACCCGGATCCGTCAGTTCCCGGACATGATCGTGGCCAACATGATGGGCTATATGGAACGCGAGATGTACCAGGTGGCCGAGGCCGAGAAGAAATCCCCGGACATCAGTTTCAATATGCCAAAATAG